One genomic region from Arthrobacter sp. FB24 encodes:
- a CDS encoding ATP-dependent Clp protease proteolytic subunit, translating into MNYNFGSSAGNLPTSRYVLPQFEERTPYGFKRQDPYTKLFEDRIIFLGVQVDDASADDVMAQLLVLESTDPDRDITLYINSPGGSFTAMTAIYDTMQYIRPEIQTVCLGQAASAAAVLLAAGTPGKRLALPNARVLIHQPALSGGQGGQASDLEIQAAEVMRMRSWLEDTLAKHSGRTSEQVNNDIERDKILTAAEAQSYGLIDQVLDSRKIKPQAISR; encoded by the coding sequence ATGAACTACAATTTCGGATCGTCTGCCGGGAACCTGCCCACCAGCCGCTACGTGCTGCCGCAGTTCGAGGAGCGTACCCCTTACGGCTTCAAGCGCCAGGACCCGTACACCAAGCTTTTTGAGGACCGGATCATCTTCCTCGGTGTGCAGGTGGACGACGCCTCCGCCGACGACGTCATGGCGCAGCTGCTGGTGCTGGAGTCCACGGACCCGGACCGCGACATCACGCTGTACATCAACTCTCCGGGCGGCTCCTTCACCGCCATGACGGCGATCTACGACACCATGCAGTACATCCGTCCCGAGATCCAGACGGTGTGCCTGGGCCAGGCTGCAAGCGCCGCAGCCGTCCTGCTGGCGGCCGGTACGCCGGGCAAGCGCCTGGCACTGCCCAACGCCCGCGTATTGATCCACCAGCCGGCACTGTCCGGCGGCCAGGGCGGCCAGGCCTCGGACCTCGAGATCCAGGCCGCGGAAGTCATGCGGATGCGCTCCTGGCTCGAAGACACGCTGGCCAAGCACTCGGGCCGGACGTCCGAGCAGGTCAACAACGACATCGAGCGGGACAAGATCCTGACCGCCGCAGAGGCGCAGTCCTACGGGCTCATCGACCAGGTCCTTGATTCCCGCAAGATCAAGCCGCAGGCTATCAGCAGGTAA
- the tig gene encoding trigger factor, with the protein MKSAVENLTPTRVKLNVEVPFEELKPSIDEAYKTVASQIQVPGFRKGKVPAKLIDQRVGRGYVLETAINEGLNGWYQEAVQETGIRPLSRPEVEITEVPDPTATDGELKFHAEVDVRPEIELPDYSGIKVEVAAAESSEADVDKALDELRGRFGTLKSVDRPAADGDFLTIDITASIDGAEVDSASGLSYQVGAGTMLEGLDEAVTGLSADEDAIFDTTLVGGDHAGEAAQVKVVVKSVKERELPEADDDFAQLASEFDTLAELREDLAKQAAESKVVEQGVEARDKVLDKLVELVEVPVPASVVEEQLEQHFKAENSHGDGEHDTEEHRAEVKANTERAFQNEIILDAIADKEEVGVSQNELIDYIVTTASQYGMDPNQFAQIIDQSGQVPMMVSEVRRRKALAVVLGQAEVTDSEGNKVDLSDFVRPGGEEEAAEAEAAPAVDSDAVEGEAATEEAAPSDDPAAVKF; encoded by the coding sequence GTGAAGAGCGCTGTCGAGAACCTCACCCCCACGCGGGTCAAGCTCAATGTTGAGGTCCCCTTTGAGGAATTGAAGCCCAGCATCGATGAGGCATACAAGACTGTTGCTTCGCAGATCCAGGTCCCTGGCTTCCGCAAGGGCAAGGTCCCCGCAAAGCTGATCGACCAGCGCGTTGGCCGCGGCTACGTGCTGGAAACCGCCATCAATGAAGGCCTCAACGGCTGGTACCAGGAGGCTGTCCAGGAGACTGGCATCCGCCCGCTGAGCCGTCCCGAGGTTGAAATCACCGAGGTCCCGGATCCCACTGCGACCGACGGCGAACTCAAGTTCCATGCCGAAGTTGACGTCCGTCCCGAGATCGAACTGCCTGACTACTCGGGCATCAAGGTCGAGGTGGCCGCTGCTGAGTCCTCCGAGGCAGACGTTGACAAGGCCCTCGACGAGCTTCGCGGCCGTTTCGGCACGCTGAAGTCCGTGGATCGTCCGGCCGCCGACGGCGACTTCCTGACGATCGATATCACCGCTTCGATCGATGGCGCCGAAGTTGATTCCGCTTCCGGCCTGTCCTACCAGGTTGGCGCCGGCACCATGCTCGAAGGCCTGGACGAGGCTGTAACCGGCCTCAGCGCCGATGAGGACGCCATCTTCGACACCACCCTCGTGGGCGGTGACCACGCCGGCGAAGCTGCCCAGGTCAAGGTAGTGGTCAAGTCCGTCAAGGAGCGCGAGCTTCCCGAGGCTGACGACGACTTCGCCCAGCTGGCATCCGAGTTCGACACGCTGGCCGAACTGCGCGAGGACCTCGCCAAGCAGGCTGCCGAATCCAAGGTTGTTGAGCAGGGTGTCGAAGCGCGCGACAAGGTCCTGGACAAGCTCGTTGAGCTCGTTGAGGTTCCCGTTCCCGCTTCGGTTGTCGAAGAGCAGCTGGAGCAGCACTTCAAGGCTGAGAACTCCCACGGCGACGGCGAGCACGACACCGAAGAGCACCGCGCCGAGGTCAAGGCCAACACTGAGCGGGCCTTCCAGAACGAGATCATCCTTGACGCCATCGCTGACAAGGAAGAAGTCGGAGTCAGCCAGAACGAGCTGATCGATTACATCGTCACCACTGCCAGCCAGTACGGCATGGACCCGAACCAGTTCGCCCAGATCATCGATCAGTCCGGCCAGGTTCCCATGATGGTTTCCGAGGTTCGCCGCCGCAAGGCACTGGCCGTCGTGTTGGGCCAGGCCGAGGTCACGGACTCTGAAGGCAACAAGGTTGACCTGAGCGACTTCGTCCGCCCCGGCGGCGAAGAGGAGGCCGCTGAGGCTGAAGCAGCCCCCGCCGTCGACAGCGACGCCGTTGAAGGCGAAGCTGCCACCGAAGAAGCTGCGCCGAGCGACGATCCGGCAGCAGTGAAGTTCTAG
- a CDS encoding Fpg/Nei family DNA glycosylase produces MPEGHSVHRLARQFADVFAGQRLAVSSPQGRFADGAALLDARTLLGTVAHGKHMFLHFDNGLALHVHLGLYGAWDFGGDATFRGASSIGAPRKVGEREVFDDGATDPAAGGGPGYTGPPAPVGAVRVRLAGAHGWADLRGATTCHAITEAEADAVLARLGPDPLRNLPGDKDGFVAGLRARKTPLAALLMDQKVIAGVGNVYRAELLFRQGLDPWLPGRSLDAEAAGGLWEDTVAMMSDGVRDGRIITTPPRYWTEPAAGLPAPGESHFVYRRHGLDCRICGSPVALTDLGARKLYWCPVCQQGS; encoded by the coding sequence GTGCCTGAGGGGCACTCGGTCCACCGGCTGGCCCGCCAGTTCGCGGACGTCTTCGCTGGCCAGCGCCTCGCCGTTTCCAGTCCGCAGGGCCGGTTCGCCGACGGCGCGGCGCTGCTGGATGCCCGCACCTTGCTCGGCACGGTGGCCCACGGGAAGCACATGTTCCTGCATTTCGACAACGGGCTCGCCCTGCATGTGCACCTGGGCCTCTATGGCGCTTGGGATTTCGGCGGTGACGCCACCTTCCGGGGCGCGTCCAGCATCGGCGCACCCCGGAAGGTTGGGGAGAGGGAAGTGTTCGACGACGGCGCAACGGACCCCGCGGCCGGCGGCGGACCGGGATACACAGGGCCGCCTGCGCCGGTGGGCGCCGTCCGTGTCCGCCTTGCAGGCGCCCACGGCTGGGCGGACCTCAGGGGTGCCACCACGTGCCACGCCATCACGGAGGCCGAGGCCGACGCTGTCCTGGCCCGGCTGGGGCCCGATCCGTTGCGGAACCTTCCCGGGGACAAGGACGGTTTCGTTGCCGGTCTCCGCGCACGCAAGACGCCCCTCGCGGCGTTGCTGATGGACCAGAAGGTGATAGCCGGCGTCGGGAACGTCTACCGCGCCGAACTGCTCTTCCGCCAGGGCCTGGATCCCTGGCTGCCAGGACGCTCCCTGGACGCGGAGGCGGCGGGCGGTCTCTGGGAGGACACTGTCGCCATGATGTCCGACGGCGTCCGCGACGGCAGGATCATCACCACGCCTCCCCGCTACTGGACGGAACCCGCGGCCGGCCTGCCGGCACCCGGCGAGTCCCACTTCGTCTACCGGCGGCACGGCCTCGACTGCCGGATCTGCGGTTCGCCGGTGGCCCTGACGGACCTTGGCGCGCGCAAGCTCTACTGGTGCCCCGTGTGCCAACAGGGATCCTGA
- a CDS encoding ribose-5-phosphate isomerase, which translates to MTTSSDFPRVHIATDHAGMELSAHLVTHLTAKGYTVVDHGPKVYDALDDYPSFCINAALAVVADQAAGINALGIVLGGSGNGEQIAANKVKGVRAALAWNLSTATLAREHNDANVVAVGGRQHSVDEATEIIEAFLREPFSNDERHVRRIGKIAAYENTGEVIA; encoded by the coding sequence GTGACCACATCTTCCGACTTCCCGCGCGTCCACATCGCCACAGACCACGCCGGCATGGAGCTCAGCGCCCATCTGGTAACCCACCTCACGGCCAAGGGCTACACCGTGGTGGACCACGGGCCCAAGGTCTATGACGCACTGGACGATTACCCGTCCTTCTGCATCAACGCGGCGCTTGCCGTCGTGGCGGACCAGGCGGCGGGAATCAACGCCCTGGGTATCGTGCTCGGCGGCTCGGGGAACGGCGAGCAGATCGCCGCAAACAAGGTCAAGGGTGTCCGTGCGGCGCTTGCCTGGAACCTGTCCACGGCAACCCTGGCCCGCGAGCACAACGATGCCAACGTCGTTGCGGTCGGCGGCCGGCAGCACAGCGTGGACGAAGCGACGGAAATCATCGAAGCCTTCCTGCGGGAACCATTCAGCAACGATGAACGGCACGTGCGCCGCATCGGCAAGATCGCGGCCTACGAGAACACCGGCGAGGTTATCGCCTAG
- the pepN gene encoding aminopeptidase N — protein MNLTRAEARERADLISVESYDVSLDLTRGDKVFGTTTAVKFSARPGSSTFIDAVTHQVLSVMLNGEELDPAEVSDGVRIQLPYLAAENDLLVVAEAPYMNTGEGLHRFVDPVDNEVYLYTQFEVPDSRRMFAVFEQPDLKASFTFTVTAPSHWDLVSNSPTPVPIETIPGEDGGARSVWEFAATPRLSSYVTALVAGPYQSVRSEVKCADGRVVPLGVFARKSLMQYLDADNIFELTRQGFEFFEAQFGCPYPFEKYDQLFVPEFNAGAMENAGAVTILEGYVFRGKVTGAQVERRAITVLHELAHMWFGDLVTMRWWNDLWLNESFAEYMSHLAAVENTEFDHAWTTFASVEKSWAYRQDQLPTTHPIFAEINDLQDVEVNFDGITYAKGASVLRQLVAWVGPEQFMAGVREYFSKHAWQNTELSDLMVELEKASGRDLDQWGRLWLETAGVNTLTPDVAVDSAGVITSFSIVQSAVAEQPTIRPHRLAVGFYNVADGQLVRVHREELDVDGERTDVPALAGLQQPDLILLNDDDLAYAKVRLDPKSLATATAHLKDFRESLPRTLVWGSAWDAARDGETPARGYVELILANIASESDSSVILVQLRQLATTLSYYVAEEHREKTSVAAADTLWNLAGSVPAGSDAQLQFVKSFALLARSDSQLDTVSALLDGSAALDGLTVDQDLRWELLASLVAGGRAGQDRIDAELEQDNTANGQNAAALAKAAIPTAEAKAAAWESIVVKGELSNALQASAVAGFTRVLDPALLEPYTEKYFDAVPGIVANRTHALAQQIVVGLYPAQQTTQATVDRTDEFLASLPEDSAALRRMMLENRDGVARALRARQADVG, from the coding sequence ATGAACCTGACGCGCGCCGAAGCCCGTGAGCGCGCCGACCTCATCTCCGTTGAGTCCTACGACGTCAGCCTGGACCTGACCCGGGGCGACAAAGTCTTCGGCACCACCACGGCCGTGAAGTTCAGTGCGCGGCCCGGGTCCTCCACCTTCATCGACGCGGTAACCCACCAGGTCCTCAGCGTCATGCTCAACGGCGAGGAACTCGACCCCGCGGAAGTGTCCGACGGCGTCCGCATCCAGCTCCCCTACCTCGCCGCGGAAAACGACCTGCTGGTGGTTGCCGAAGCGCCGTACATGAACACCGGCGAAGGGCTCCACCGTTTCGTGGACCCGGTGGACAACGAGGTTTACCTGTACACGCAGTTCGAGGTTCCGGATTCCCGCCGGATGTTCGCAGTGTTCGAGCAGCCCGATCTCAAGGCGAGCTTTACGTTCACCGTCACCGCGCCGTCGCACTGGGACCTGGTGTCCAACTCCCCCACGCCCGTCCCCATCGAAACCATTCCCGGCGAGGACGGCGGCGCCCGCTCCGTCTGGGAATTCGCCGCCACCCCGAGGCTGTCCTCCTACGTCACGGCGCTGGTCGCCGGCCCCTACCAGTCCGTGCGCAGCGAGGTGAAGTGCGCCGACGGGCGCGTCGTTCCGCTGGGCGTATTCGCTCGCAAGTCGCTCATGCAGTACCTGGATGCGGACAACATTTTTGAGCTCACCCGCCAGGGGTTCGAGTTCTTCGAGGCACAGTTCGGCTGCCCCTACCCGTTCGAGAAGTACGACCAGCTCTTCGTTCCCGAGTTCAATGCCGGCGCAATGGAAAACGCCGGCGCCGTGACCATCCTGGAAGGCTACGTGTTCCGCGGCAAGGTCACGGGCGCACAGGTTGAACGCCGTGCCATCACGGTGCTGCACGAGCTCGCACACATGTGGTTCGGGGATCTCGTGACCATGCGCTGGTGGAACGACCTCTGGCTTAACGAATCGTTCGCCGAGTACATGTCCCACCTGGCTGCCGTGGAAAACACCGAGTTTGACCACGCCTGGACCACGTTCGCCTCGGTGGAGAAGTCCTGGGCCTACCGCCAGGACCAGCTGCCCACCACACACCCGATTTTCGCCGAGATCAACGACCTGCAGGACGTGGAGGTGAACTTCGACGGCATCACGTACGCCAAGGGCGCCTCGGTGCTGCGCCAGCTGGTTGCCTGGGTGGGCCCGGAGCAGTTCATGGCCGGTGTCCGCGAGTACTTCAGCAAGCACGCCTGGCAGAACACCGAGCTCAGCGACCTCATGGTGGAGCTGGAGAAAGCCAGTGGCCGTGACTTGGACCAGTGGGGCAGGCTGTGGCTGGAAACCGCCGGCGTCAACACGCTGACTCCTGACGTGGCGGTGGATTCCGCAGGGGTCATCACGTCCTTCTCCATAGTGCAGTCCGCGGTGGCGGAGCAGCCCACCATCCGGCCGCACCGGCTCGCGGTCGGCTTCTATAACGTCGCCGACGGGCAGCTTGTCCGGGTGCACCGCGAGGAACTGGACGTCGACGGCGAACGCACCGACGTGCCTGCCCTCGCCGGCCTGCAGCAGCCGGACCTTATCCTGCTCAACGACGACGACCTCGCCTATGCCAAGGTCCGGCTCGATCCGAAGTCGCTGGCCACCGCGACGGCCCACCTGAAGGACTTCCGCGAGAGCCTGCCGCGGACGCTCGTCTGGGGCTCCGCCTGGGATGCGGCGCGCGACGGCGAAACACCCGCCCGCGGCTACGTCGAACTGATCCTCGCCAACATCGCCTCCGAATCCGATTCGTCAGTGATCCTGGTCCAGCTTCGCCAGCTGGCCACGACGCTCAGCTACTACGTTGCCGAAGAGCACCGGGAGAAGACGTCCGTGGCCGCAGCGGACACCCTCTGGAACCTTGCCGGTTCCGTCCCGGCGGGATCGGACGCGCAGCTGCAGTTCGTTAAGTCCTTCGCGCTGCTGGCCCGCAGCGACAGCCAGCTGGATACGGTTTCCGCGCTGCTGGACGGCTCGGCGGCACTGGACGGCCTCACCGTCGACCAGGACCTGCGCTGGGAACTGCTGGCGTCGCTGGTGGCAGGCGGCCGGGCCGGCCAGGACCGGATCGACGCCGAACTCGAACAGGACAACACCGCCAACGGCCAGAACGCGGCGGCACTGGCCAAGGCAGCCATCCCCACGGCCGAGGCCAAGGCCGCGGCCTGGGAGTCCATCGTGGTGAAGGGTGAGCTGTCCAACGCCCTCCAGGCATCCGCGGTGGCAGGTTTCACCCGCGTCCTGGATCCTGCGCTGCTGGAGCCTTACACGGAGAAGTATTTCGACGCCGTTCCCGGCATCGTGGCGAACCGCACGCACGCGCTCGCCCAGCAGATCGTCGTCGGGCTTTATCCGGCGCAGCAGACCACCCAGGCCACCGTGGACCGGACGGACGAGTTCCTGGCTTCGCTTCCCGAAGACAGCGCCGCCCTGCGGCGCATGATGCTGGAAAACCGCGACGGCGTTGCCCGCGCGCTGCGGGCCCGCCAGGCTGACGTCGGGTAG
- a CDS encoding ATP-dependent Clp protease proteolytic subunit — translation MATVDPAAQDNYIYNRLLKERIIWLGSEVRDENANAICSQLLLLSAENPDKDIYLYINSPGGSVTAGMAIYDTMQFIPNDVVTVATGLAASMGQFLLSSGTKGKRYATPNARILMHQPSGGIGGTASDIKIQAELILHMKKVMAELTADQTGQTVETILKDNDRDKWFTAPEALEYGFFDKIAAHAGSVAGGGGTQNASGSEK, via the coding sequence ATGGCTACTGTCGATCCGGCAGCCCAGGACAACTACATCTACAACCGCCTGCTGAAAGAGCGAATCATCTGGCTCGGCTCCGAGGTCCGCGATGAAAACGCCAACGCCATCTGCTCGCAGTTGCTGCTGCTGTCCGCGGAGAACCCCGATAAGGACATCTACCTTTACATCAACTCGCCGGGCGGCTCTGTTACGGCAGGCATGGCCATCTACGACACGATGCAGTTCATCCCGAACGACGTCGTCACCGTCGCCACCGGCCTCGCTGCATCCATGGGCCAGTTCCTGCTGTCCTCGGGCACCAAGGGCAAGCGCTACGCCACCCCCAACGCCCGTATCCTGATGCACCAGCCGTCCGGCGGCATCGGCGGTACGGCCTCGGACATCAAAATCCAGGCTGAGCTCATCCTGCACATGAAGAAGGTCATGGCGGAACTCACCGCCGACCAGACCGGCCAGACCGTGGAAACCATCCTCAAGGACAACGACCGCGACAAGTGGTTCACGGCACCCGAAGCCCTTGAGTACGGCTTCTTCGACAAGATCGCCGCGCACGCGGGATCTGTGGCCGGCGGCGGCGGAACTCAAAACGCCAGCGGCTCGGAAAAGTAA